The Actinomycetota bacterium genome includes a window with the following:
- a CDS encoding maleylpyruvate isomerase family mycothiol-dependent enzyme: protein MGRRMTIDREQMLGVARHEREGLGRTIQSTDPAAWDRPSGSGDWRCRDVVAHLASTEVAAAAVLAGEAPTELEEYLKSEEGANPTLDGFNRFAVERRAQVPFRQVILEWGRAADLFLGRASLVTQGDWDGRRVPWVAGEIPLRYLVQSRIAEWWSHGEDIRAGADLEPRREHWPMYAVNDLAIRALPWALGLAGLSYPGKSVLFELESGGGGTWHRGLGPREVPSEGKRPDATVAGRGYPFALVASRRVPAEEFLADGTLVVAGDEELARAVLQHIRFFG from the coding sequence ATGGGTCGGCGCATGACCATCGACCGCGAGCAGATGCTGGGCGTGGCCCGGCACGAGCGGGAGGGCCTCGGCCGGACCATCCAGTCGACGGATCCGGCCGCGTGGGATCGCCCCTCGGGGTCGGGCGATTGGCGCTGCCGCGACGTGGTGGCCCACCTGGCCAGCACGGAGGTCGCCGCGGCCGCGGTCCTGGCCGGGGAGGCCCCCACCGAGCTGGAGGAGTACCTGAAGTCCGAGGAAGGGGCCAATCCCACCCTGGACGGGTTCAACCGGTTCGCCGTGGAGCGTCGGGCCCAGGTTCCCTTTCGCCAGGTGATCCTGGAATGGGGCCGGGCCGCCGACCTGTTCCTGGGCAGGGCGTCGCTGGTCACACAGGGCGACTGGGACGGTCGGCGGGTCCCCTGGGTGGCCGGCGAGATCCCGCTTCGGTACCTGGTCCAGTCCCGGATCGCCGAGTGGTGGAGCCACGGCGAGGACATCCGGGCCGGCGCCGACCTGGAGCCCCGCCGGGAGCACTGGCCGATGTACGCCGTGAACGACCTGGCCATCCGGGCCCTCCCGTGGGCCCTCGGGCTGGCCGGGCTGTCATACCCCGGCAAGAGCGTGCTCTTCGAGCTGGAGAGCGGGGGCGGCGGGACCTGGCACCGGGGGCTCGGGCCCCGGGAGGTGCCGTCGGAAGGCAAGCGCCCGGACGCCACGGTGGCCGGGCGGGGCTACCCGTTCGCCCTGGTAGCCAGCCGGCGGGTGCCGGCGGAGGAGTTCCTGGCCGACGGCACGCTGGTGGTGGCGGGCGACGAGGAGCTCGCCCGCGCGGTCCTCCAGCACATCCGCTTCTTCGGGTAA